A region of Cellulophaga sp. RHA19 DNA encodes the following proteins:
- a CDS encoding DoxX-like family protein: MQKNILNKIVTIAIGLIWLANGLLCKVLNLVPRHMQIVSRILGEDFAKPLTISIGVLEIFMAGWIVSGYKSRVNSILQILIIGVMNIIEFTLVPDLLLWGKYNIVFAFLLICVIFYNEFYLKKTN, encoded by the coding sequence ATGCAAAAAAACATCTTAAATAAAATAGTAACAATTGCTATTGGGCTTATTTGGCTTGCCAACGGCTTATTGTGTAAAGTGCTAAACTTAGTTCCAAGGCACATGCAAATTGTAAGTCGCATTTTAGGAGAAGATTTTGCAAAACCGCTAACTATTAGCATTGGAGTATTAGAAATTTTTATGGCAGGTTGGATTGTTAGTGGTTATAAATCTAGAGTAAACTCCATACTACAAATACTAATAATAGGTGTAATGAATATTATAGAATTTACTCTAGTGCCAGATTTATTACTCTGGGGCAAATACAATATAGTTTTTGCTTTTCTCTTAATTTGTGTGATATTCTATAATGAATTTTACTTAAAAAAAACGAACTAG
- a CDS encoding GbsR/MarR family transcriptional regulator has translation MNYTEAKSKFINTWGSLGTLWGINKAMAQIQSLLFISTDALSMEEIMDELQISRGNTSMNLRQLIDWGIVSKEFKAGERKEYFTTEKDVQELARIIAKERSRRELQPTIKVLNEISNIAPDGTKETDEFIKQTKAMCELTETADSLLNKMANQQQNWITKSILKIFS, from the coding sequence ATGAACTACACAGAAGCTAAATCAAAATTTATAAATACTTGGGGCAGCTTAGGTACGCTGTGGGGAATTAACAAAGCAATGGCTCAAATACAGTCGCTCTTATTTATTTCTACTGATGCCCTTTCTATGGAAGAAATTATGGATGAATTACAGATTTCTAGAGGTAACACAAGTATGAATTTAAGACAACTTATAGACTGGGGTATTGTGAGTAAAGAGTTTAAAGCTGGTGAACGTAAAGAATATTTTACAACTGAAAAAGATGTGCAAGAATTGGCACGTATAATTGCAAAAGAACGTAGCCGAAGAGAGTTACAACCAACCATAAAAGTTTTAAATGAAATTAGCAATATAGCACCAGATGGCACTAAAGAAACTGATGAGTTTATTAAACAAACAAAGGCAATGTGCGAGTTAACAGAGACTGCAGATAGTCTTTTAAATAAAATGGCTAATCAACAGCAAAATTGGATAACAAAATCTATTTTAAAAATATTTAGTTAA
- a CDS encoding DUF2071 domain-containing protein, giving the protein MVASFKNHPFAVEAFFTNSTVLTFAIPKEELAHKIPKHLQLDTFKDKWAFVAVAMVQTKDLRPKGLPKFMGNNFFLIGYRIFVTYTNKAGKRLRGLYILKSETNKKKMQFMGNIFTHYNYTTTDITIKKEQKNTQITSLKSNFKINYSNNLNDINLPKNSPFSTYKEARRFAGPLPFTFTYNKEKNSILVIEGVRQNWKPSPIHINEYHFNFLKEAGFKNPILANAFLITNIPYYWKKGKLELW; this is encoded by the coding sequence ATGGTAGCATCTTTTAAAAATCATCCGTTTGCGGTTGAAGCGTTTTTTACAAACTCTACCGTACTTACTTTTGCTATTCCTAAAGAAGAATTGGCACATAAAATACCTAAGCACTTACAGCTAGACACCTTTAAAGACAAATGGGCTTTTGTAGCTGTTGCAATGGTACAAACAAAAGATTTGAGACCTAAAGGTTTGCCTAAATTTATGGGTAATAACTTTTTTTTAATTGGCTATAGAATATTTGTTACTTACACTAATAAGGCCGGTAAACGCTTAAGAGGATTATACATTTTAAAGTCTGAAACCAATAAAAAGAAAATGCAGTTTATGGGTAATATTTTTACGCATTACAACTACACTACAACAGACATTACAATAAAAAAAGAACAAAAAAACACACAAATAACCTCTTTAAAATCAAACTTTAAAATTAATTATAGCAATAATTTAAACGATATTAACCTGCCAAAAAACTCACCCTTTAGCACTTACAAAGAGGCACGCAGGTTTGCAGGACCATTACCATTTACCTTTACGTACAATAAAGAAAAAAATAGCATTTTAGTTATTGAAGGTGTCCGACAAAATTGGAAACCTTCTCCTATACATATTAATGAATATCACTTTAATTTTTTAAAAGAAGCCGGATTTAAAAATCCAATTTTAGCAAATGCTTTTCTAATTACTAATATTCCGTATTACTGGAAAAAAGGAAAACTAGAATTATGGTAA